The genomic segment AGAGGAGGCTCGAGCGTCCAGATTGCTCTGTCAAGATTCCCTGGCTAAAATCTATGAGATATTCAAGCAGCAGCACGACGAAGAGAACGAAGTGAGGGCAGAGCATTTCCACGTCTTGCAGCAGCTGCAGCGATCCAAGCTACAGCTGGAGGAGCGCATCTCCTCCATAGTCAGACACAGCAAGGAGATCAAAGAGATGGACAAGCAGATCAGGGAGCTCCTGCAAGCCAAAATCATCACTAAACGCGTGCTCGAGAGGAATCAGGACGAGCTGTGCGACAACGTGGATACGGAGAAGAAGAACATCTGCCATTACGAGGCGGAGAAGAGGCGGCTGACGAGGCTCTTGGAGGAAGGGAAGAGGAAGCGGGAGGAGCACGTGGCGAAGATGAGCGCCGACATCGGCAACACCAAGGCCAGATACCAGGAGCTGCAACGAGAGGAGGCCGCACTCCGAAAGCGTCAGCCCAAGAGCGAAAACGCCGACTTGCTGATGAGCCACATGGCCCAGTGCGAGGCGGAGTACAGACAAACGGAGACCCGACAGCGGCAGGAAATGGAGCAGTGCGCCGCGGAAGCCGAGAGCATCACGAGGAGCCGCGAGGAGAAGCAGAGGGAggcagaggagacagaggaaatcCTGAAGGAGGTGGAAGCAAATTGGAACGAAGAGCAATCCAGACACCAGGGACTCCAAACGCTCACCTCTGAgctgaagaggaagaagagcgaTCTGGAGCGGTCCATCCAGGGACTGAAGGAGAAAACCGATTCGCTGCTTCAGCCCAAAGACGAGACGAAGGCGGAGCTGGAGGAGATGCGAAGGAGCTACACGGACGTGCTCCGCCAGCAGGCGTCCGAGCTGAGAGCTGTAGAGATGAGCATCTACGACAACAGCGTGAAACTGGAGCAGGTCCGCATGGAGAACAGCCGGCTGCATCTCTGCATCCGACAGATGACGGAGGATGTCTGCACGGACAGGGAGAACAAAGAACGGTACTGGCGGGAGGTTGACCACCTCCGGCGGGACATAAGGGCCTTGTTTGAGAGCTTACAGGAAGCATGGAGAGAGGATTTAGTGGTCACTCAGGAGCGTCAGAACAGCGACGCCGTTCTGTTGGTCTCGATGGGCGCCATGTTGAACCACCTGAAGACCCGGAGACAACAGTTAGGAAACGTCAGCACACTCCTACACCAACAAATGTTAGCCTTCAGCAGAAGACTGGGGGATAAAACGCCTGTAGAACAGCAGAGTTGAGTTGACCTGTAGCGTCTATGAATGCAGATAAACTGCGTGGAATAATCAAAGTTGATTATTAGTTTGTAATCAGACATTAATAAAGCACAAAGCAACAAGGAGATGATATTAAGTCATGtctattgagtttttttttttttttttttttttttttttaaatgcaggccTGTATAGAAATACAATACCATTTTGAACACAACTCTCCCAACTagaatttagttaaaaaaaagcatccaaACTGAGACATACTAAGTAATTAATTTCCTCATTTATCTTGACATGATTTGAGTAATAGTGTAATTACATTAAGGTATAAGATGCTATATTAGTTGTAGTACATATCTTAAATAGACATTTTTCCCACTGGTGTCACTAATAACATGATTCATTTCTGCATTGCCTTAATTGCTGGAACAGTGCTATTAGTTCCTCCTGTGCGTTTCCTGCAATGATTAGTCAAAAAGTATATGTTGTGTAACCACTAATATAGCCTAACCTGTGCAATTTTAGGTgccatgtaaagcactttcaaTTGCCTCTGCATTTTAAATGTGCAATATAAATACAGCGGCCTTGCTTACAATAAGTTAACATGGTTCATTTTTGGATAAAACTGGCTCAAGTGGAATTTCAGGCACACTTCTAATTTTCCCTATCAAtatagacattttgacatgtcacagtaggaaatgCAGATGTAAATAATCGACATCATCGACGGTGTAGCATGTCTCGCTTTCGCCGTGGGTCTCTCCAACAGCACAAACCACAGCCAAGACAAACTATTTAAGAACAACAGTATTTATTTGTGACTGCTCACACACGCTTTCGACATAAGTTCACAAACTTTcttctctctgacacacagtcCCTACCCGTAGCTCACAGCCTTTAAACCAGAACAGATAAATGATTCCTCTCAGTGCAGTGTCTGTATCTCTTTGGTGTGTGGCAGTCACCTGAGCTCCACCACGCTGCTGCATATAAAGGGAGAGTGTAATAAGACCAACGAGCACCAATTAACTCGCCTGGCACAGCTCTTTTAAACTATCCCCACACCTGTCTCCCCTGCTGCTGATTGCAAACCCACCTCCACAGATGGCTTGATTCTATTTAGCGGCTTCAGTATTtaggtagagctgggcgatatggagaaaaatcaaatatcgcgatattttttaccaaatacctcgatattgatattgtagggttgacaattggtgctttcacaaaatatgcacCCAATgagatttttaataaataatcatcagttatgttgaataactatgtgggtaaaggcaaataatagaacagctagaacagtctggtgtgtttggaaaatgacatcactctactgtaatgcagcctttaaatacaggaaaagacaacacttgtgtcatatcaggatattacgatatccaaaattgaagatgatatctagcctcatatatcgatctTGATagaatatcgatatattgcccagccctatatttAGGGTCCTTATATCGTGCATGCTGGTTTGGACAACAGAACAGATCCACTGTTAATGTTATTCACAATtgtgcttttttcccccccaattATGACAAAATCTCTGTTGTAAAAATAGCCTATTTGATAATTTACCAAGTCATTTCCAAGTCTATGCTCAGTTACTTTTGGAATGTTGACACAAAACATTGAGCACAGTGAATCATAATTTGGAATGCATGAATTAAagcaaatgtaaatggactgcatttatctagcacttttctagtcttaacggcTACTCTTTTACACAGTACAGGAACCACTCACACGTGttggtggccgaggctgccacacaaggtgccacctgctcatcagatacacattcacacagcaaTTCAGGGTTTAGTGGCTTGCCCAACGACaattcgacatgggactgcagggccagagATCAAACCACCGACCTTCTGATTGGTAGACGATCGCTCTACAACCTGAGCCCAACACAGCCTAAACACTGTGCaacattggtattttttttttctgatttagtGCTCTTACAGTTTTAGAGTGCAATTCACTTATACACCGCTGGACGGCTGCACATGTATGTTAGATTAGAGTACTCATGATCAAAAACTAGCGAGTCAACACATCCAAACATCAAGCAAGTTCAACAACATAAGACATAGCAAGCCAGCTAATATTACTTAAAACATGTTTCACGCTTCTTGCGGGCAGCGCGAAACACTGTGCATGGTTGCCTTTTTTAGTCCCCTTATATTTGGAGTAATTAAGATACAATGCAGTTTTATGTCAACCTAATAATGAAAATGGGACATAAAAGACCCTAAAATTTACACATTTCGATCCAGTTCCTTCGGTTCTTTGTCAGTTGAACCAATTTTGCACATTTGTTTTTGCGATGTTGACGTGTTAGTCTAACTTTTAACCTCGCAGTCAAACAACTTAATCTGCTTCGCCATTGTCTGCCTCTGCACACGGGAGTTAACGCGCCAGTGCACGTGCAGTGCTGTCACGTGCAGTTGTCTGCTTCCGGGTTCTGATTGTAACAGCCATATTCAAATATCACTAATGcaacaaatgttaaaaatgtatttactttgGGGTGCACATTTTGCGGTTTGCTGTCCTTATTATTTATAACTTGAAAAAGGCCAAGAATTGGCTGCCAATTTCTCAAAATGCTGGCAACTGTTACGATCGAGCCCTGTAGTATATGCAAAAAGTTAACAAACTTACTTGTTCACAAATTTTAGAATATATTTGTTTATTGATAAATGCGTTCATTTTTAGTGCagcaaaccaaaccaaatgACCATGCCAAAAGAAAACGGaaaattgaaaagaaaattattgattggcaagtttgaagaaacatttattAGTAAAATTCAAAATGTGAAGTCACTTAACTGCTGCCTGTTACGTCAAACAGCTGTCATGTTCATTCTCAGTGTGTAACTATAACTGAGCTCAGGGAATAATGGCTAACGTTTCTTTTTCTTCAGATTGTCTGAAGCGTGACTACTCTAGTCCCTGCGTGGCCCCGACCAGCAGATGGCAGCGCAGACCGGCTTTCTGTCCAATGTGACCCTGCTCTGCAGCTCCACGGTCAAGTGACCAGCCACTTCCCACTGAACAAAAACACGCAGACGCATGCACGCAGAGGTGCATTCCCACTGTCTGTGTCTCACACACTACAGGGCCACATAAAGACCGAGAAAGATATCGGAAAAACAAGGCAGCAGCTGCACAGGCGGAGCTCAAGGGAAATCAGCGGTTCATTCTAGTAAAGAAGGTAAGTCTCCAGATAAACATGAGGTCGACTTTCCTCTGAAGTCCTTTGTGCCATGTGATCTGGCAGCTACAGAATCTGTAGCTCTGTCGGTTTCATACAGTGCATGAATCTGGTCTTTGCTTGAATTGTCTCAAGCATGTTCTCTCGGTCTGTGACTGCTCCACAATATCAGTATTGTGTCTGCGTGTGATCAATGCCGTATCACAACTCTTCTTCTGCGGAGGTTAATGTGTACCTTGTGGTAAATCAACCTCCTCGGTAGAAGACAACAGTGTTTGTACACAGTTGTTCACCTGTACAGTTTGCTGTGTCGTGGAAACTTGTCCCGATGATTTCCATTTATTATCTTCAGTTGAAGGACACACGCTGCtgtaaaagttaaaaaaaaaaaaaaagtacagtagtCCATGTAGCTATTTTGAAGGGACACTCCACTGATTACACTACATGTAGGAATCAGTTTAGTAGTGAGAGTTCTGAGTAATGAAAAAAGTATATTCTGAGAAAATAATCCCAATGATGTCATCAAGGATTGGGCCACACATGTTTGAAAGAAAGCCTGCATTAAAAATTGGGTTTGCATGACAGGAAGGCCCCAATAAGGGATGCTGATGAGTTGCATTATAGGATCCAGTGACTTTTATTAATTCATAGCCATACTACGGActagagcttagatcgggcccaaaaaaatccaagccCGACCCTACCCGAGCCCGTGCATTTTGTGTCCGAACCcagcccgacacattaactgtaattatgagcccgagcccgattttaaacccaaattttttttaatacatgggccgttataactgacgttgtcaactacaattccgagttgtttgaactacagaaatctgtttagaatgaccttaatgaataatgcaacaaggacgaagcaagtaaactgcgctgtttgtttattcagaatggaatggatcgcaaatggatccgaATGAAGAAACTTAAAAGGcagcaacataatcaaagccctggaaccatATAGGAGACTTTCTGGTCTCGATCACCTAATTAATAGTGTCCTTCACCACGGTATGCATGCCGACGCACTGGCCGACAACGATGTAGCACAGTTTACCGCACACTCAGGTCAGTGCAGGACATGTAGCCTAcccagagctacgggagaagctggagcGGGATAGCTTTCTCCTCACCGAAtaaggctaataaagtaatgattaaaaaaacacaaatgcttgatcaagggtctGGCCCGAGGATAGAGGCGGAAAATATCAGGTCAAGTTCGGGCtcaggcagagaatctaaactctactatG from the Perca flavescens isolate YP-PL-M2 chromosome 2, PFLA_1.0, whole genome shotgun sequence genome contains:
- the ccdc175 gene encoding golgin subfamily A member 6-like protein 22, which gives rise to MASCLVPDFPAVMVALEHLKELDKQLKEEGIAFSPEASLHLTEITAAITDLEAERRAAHEHLEVETIENSKLRHQIHNLRERMSQEIMADVVAARASNAEEIEQLHKDLHAVSQLQEATVKRQVALLSQNEALYPECEQVKAAHEEVIAAQNDQIALKYSLQMHLDQTRDQTEELKSCIAAVQQDKVTLQQKMVLEREAFAAKNDSLSREVDQAEEKMKQQKLVNRRSRIVLDRLNEKKHETHNQLGELTIDLAKLESNIRRLAADQLQCEKQLQGETQKHQELRHQRGALKKELRKLEEAFRVAIQLLKDEIATVEDKTEEARASRLLCQDSLAKIYEIFKQQHDEENEVRAEHFHVLQQLQRSKLQLEERISSIVRHSKEIKEMDKQIRELLQAKIITKRVLERNQDELCDNVDTEKKNICHYEAEKRRLTRLLEEGKRKREEHVAKMSADIGNTKARYQELQREEAALRKRQPKSENADLLMSHMAQCEAEYRQTETRQRQEMEQCAAEAESITRSREEKQREAEETEEILKEVEANWNEEQSRHQGLQTLTSELKRKKSDLERSIQGLKEKTDSLLQPKDETKAELEEMRRSYTDVLRQQASELRAVEMSIYDNSVKLEQVRMENSRLHLCIRQMTEDVCTDRENKERYWREVDHLRRDIRALFESLQEAWREDLVVTQERQNSDAVLLVSMGAMLNHLKTRRQQLGNVSTLLHQQMLAFSRRLGDKTPVEQQS